The following proteins come from a genomic window of Alnus glutinosa chromosome 10, dhAlnGlut1.1, whole genome shotgun sequence:
- the LOC133879964 gene encoding thioredoxin-like protein Clot: protein MPLKLLDATVSSFESVFEKFRSEAPQNKANLILFLADKDPSTSLSWCPDCVRAEPVIYKKLETTSDDVVLLRAFVGDRPTWRNPQHPWRVDSRLKLTGVPTLVRWENDTIRGRLEDHEAHIENKIDALLAGN from the exons ATGCCGCTGAAGCTGTTGGACGCCACTGTGTCAAGCTTTGAGAGCGTGTTTGAGAAGTTCAGATCAGAAGCACCCCAAAACAAAGCCAATCTGATCCTCTTCTTGGCTGACAAAGACCCTTCTACCTCTCTCAGCTGGTGCCCTG ATTGTGTAAGAGCTGAACCTGTAATCTACAAGAAGCTGGAGACAACATCAGATGATGTTGTGCTTTTGAGAGCTTTTGTTGGAGATAGGCCAACATGGAGGAATCCCCAGCATCCATGGAGAGTAGACTCGAGGCTTAAGCTCACAGGAGTTCCAACACTAGTCCGCTGGGAAAACGACACCATCCGAGGCCGTCTTGAAGACCATGAAGCACACATTGAAAATAAAATCGATGCCCTTCTTGCTGGCAACTAA
- the LOC133880369 gene encoding sister chromatid cohesion 1 protein 3, with protein MFYSQTYLARKGPLGTVWCAAHLQHRLRKSHYISTDISSTVDRIMFPEVPIALRMSGHLLLGIVRIYSKKVEYLFQDCNVVLNGLRKAFASIDLNLPEDARQAPVQLITLPDKFDLDSLDLDDDIYRDGTPDNHLRSQEEITLTDQNPIGRDPYVAISFDEDIMMVDSSHPEVVPNSDVRPMEEDIPTPPPINEREALNARPSNDGMPQNFQHDVVFRDADPSNQTEMLDTRFAVDNISSDVPEREILRAVHDFGLEDLPPMLPDHRENMAETNSSLDQTMNEKDIISPIAEDNFMSGGQSLLFQQRSEPPPSAASQEAPEILDTHVSFSMAGDISPGLGIIRSTPPVQQPKARPRKRKQFFDKSTVLTNKFMKKSLEDSSDLLRKKRDAPCSALGVWKLNNILRKEQIFQQPSLVGLCMDLCDIFKKDYISSKPHLVVSEEAFPDPRIAATPVSTTEAFPEPRVPPSPAATAEAVPEPCVAQSPAPVPDLDMEIERPRNVEGHDSNNFLPEFVPSQANFTPPLRRHDFTPATTSEIGVLPTPDPAVFTGTCRSELERPMALSEERLDLEHTGFSDIHGLMNSAEADELYFLEADNNTPTGSQGMGGVDSLSVRSRAMAQYLKRHSPINPTSEGLSEDLSLNKTLEGKTRKICARMFFETLVLKSYGLVDVQQEEPYGDISLKLTPTLSKAEI; from the exons atgttTTACTCGCAGACGTATTTGGCAAGAAAAGGGCCGCTGGGGACGGTGTGGTGCGCGGCGCATCTGCAGCACCGGCTCCGCAAGTCTCACTACATCTCCACCGATATCTCCTCCACCGTCG ATCGAATCATGTTTCCGGAAGTTCCCATCGCTCTGAGAATGTCAGGCCACCTTCTCTTAGGCATTGTTCGGATATATTCGAAGAAAGTGGAGTATCTGTTCCAAGATTGTAATGTTGTTTTAAATGGGTTAAGAAAGGCCTTTGCTTCTATAGACCTTAATTTGCCGGAGGATGCAAGACAAGCGCCGGTTCAATTGATCACTTTGCCAGACAAATTTGACCTTGATTCGTTGGATTTGGATGATGATATATACCGTGATGG GACCCCGGATAATCACCTCAGGAGTCAAGAGGAGATTACATTGACAG ATCAAAATCCTATTGGAAGAGACCCCTATGTTGCTATTTCTTTTGATGAG GATATCATGATGGTGGACTCGTCACATCCAGAAGTGGTTCCCAATTCAGATGTCAGACCAATGGAGGAGGA TATTCCCACACCACCTCCAATTAATGAGAGGGAAGCACTTAATGCGAGGCCTAGTAATGACGGGATGCCTCAAAATTTTCAGCATGATGTGGTCTTTCGAGATGCTGATCCAAGTAATCAGACAGAAATGCTCGATACAAGGTTTGCTGTTGACAACATCTCTTCAGATGTTCCAGAAAGGGAAATACTGCGTGCTGTTCATGATTTTGGATTAGAAGACCTTCCTCCAATGTTGCCAGATCACAGGGAAAACATGGCTGAAACAAACAGTTCTTTAGACCAAACCATGAACGAGAAGGACATCATCTCTCCAATTGCGGAGGACAATTTTATGTCTGGCGGGCAGTCTTTACTGTTTCAGCAACGTTCTGAACCACCACCGTCTGCTGCTTCCCAAGAAGCTCCTGAGATTCTTGATACACATGTTTCATTTA gtATGGCAGGGGATATTTCTCCTGGATTGGGAATTATTCGATCAACACCGCCTGTTCAGCAGCCAAAGGCAAGACCAAGGAAGAGAAAGCAGTTCTTTGATAAGTCTACAGTTTTGACTAATAA ATTTATGAAGAAGTCACTTGAAGATTCTAGTGACTTATTGCGAAAGAAAAGGGATGCCCCTTGCTCTGCTTTGGGTGTGTGGAAGTTGAACAATATCCTAAGAAAGGAACAAATTTTTCAGCAGCCTTCATTAGTTG GTTTGTGTATGGATCTCTGTGATATTTTCAAGAAGGACTACATATCTTCAAAGCCCCATCTGGTTGTCTCTGAGGAAGCTTTTCCAGATCCTAGGATTGCAGCAACTCCCGTTTCAACAACTGAAGCTTTCCCAGAGCCTAGGGTTCCACCATCTCCTGCTGCTACAGCCGAAGCTGTCCCAGAGCCTTGTGTTGCTCAATCTCCTGCTCCTGTGCCTGACCTTGACATGGAAATCGAACGTCCTCGAAATGTTGAAGGCCATGATAGCAACAATTTTTTACCTGAATTTGTGCCTTCTCAAGCCAACTTCACACCTCCTCTTAGAAGACATGACTTCACTCCTGCAACAACCAGTGAGATCGGAGTGCTTCCTACACCTGATCCAGCAGTATTCACTGGAACTTGTAGGTCTGAGCTGGAAAGACCCATGGCACTTTCAGAGGAGCGACTAGATCTAGAGCACACTGGCTTTTCAGATATCCATGGTCTGATGAATTCTGCAGAAGCAGAT GAACTTTATTTTCTGGAAGCAGATAACAATACACCAACAG GATCCCAAGGAATGGGAGGAGTCGACTCTTTGTCAGTGAGAAGCAG GGCTATGGCTCAATATTTAAAAAGGCATTCTCCTATAAACCCAACCTCAGAAGGTCTATCTGAAGATCTCAGTTTAAACAAGACTTtagaaggaaaaacaagaaagatatgtgctcgaatgttctttgaGACACTG GTTTTGAAGAGTTATGGACTGGTTGATGTACAACAAGAAGAACCTTATGGTGATATTAGTTTGAAGCTGACTCCCACACTTTCGAAGGCTGAAATTTGA
- the LOC133880756 gene encoding small ribosomal subunit protein cS22 has translation MASVSSLQLSPPNLLHNPTKPLTLPPKLHLQTHFQNLPKLTSLPLILTHKRSQTLLFAVAEETQVASVDPSSVAARRLYVGNIPRTVDNAELTRIVEEHGAVEKAEVMYDKYSGRSRRFAFVVMKTVEDANAVIEKLNGTEVGGREIKVNITEKPLTTVDSSLLQAEESQFVDSPHKVYVGNLAKIVTADTLKNFFSEKGKVLSAKVSRVPGTSKSTGFGFVTFSSEEDVEAAISSLNNTSLEGQPIRVNKA, from the exons ATGGCTTCAGTCTCATCCCTACAGCTCTCCCCTCCCAATCTCCTCCACAACCCCACAAAACCCCTCACACTCCCACCAAAGCTCCACCTCCAAACCCACTTCCAAAACCTTCCAAAGCTCACTTCGTTACCTCTCATTCTCACCCACAAGCGCTCCCAAACTCTGCTCTTCGCTGTAGCCGAGGAGACCCAGGTTGCTTCGGTTGACCCGTCCTCGGTGGCTGCGAGGAGATTGTATGTAGGCAACATTCCGAGGACCGTGGACAACGCCGAGCTCACCCGGATTGTCGAGGAGCACGGTGCTGTGGAGAAAGCTGAG gtgATGTATGATAAGTACTCTGGAAGAAGCCGCCGATTTGCATTTGTTGTGATGAAGACAGTTGAGGATGCAAATGCAGTAATTGAGAAACTGAATGGAACT GAAGTTGGAGGACGTGAGATCAAAGTAAATATAACAGAAAAGCCTTTGACGACAGTAGATTCGTCACTTCTCCAGGCAGAGGAATCCCAATTTGTTGACAGCCCCCACAAGGTTTATGTAGGAAATCTTGCCAAGATAGTAACCGCAGATACGCTCAAAAACTTTTTCTCTGAGAAGGGAAAGGTTCTTAGTGCAAAGGTTTCACGGGTTCCGGGGACCTCAAAATCCACTGGGTTTGGCTTTGTTACCTTTTCTTCAGAGGAGGATGTAGAAGCTGCGATCTCATCTTTGAACAACACT TCGTTAGAAGGGCAACCAATTCGCGTAAACAAGGCATGA